Proteins from one Pontibacter korlensis genomic window:
- the rocF gene encoding arginase translates to MKKIKLIEVRSELGAGTRGASMGIDALRVACWDKGSDYFKRFNSISVPDLNYTLFDPDVFPNAHRIDSILTVQKNIARAVEQTISQDMFPLVLAGDHSNAHGTIAGIKAAYPDKTLGVIWIDAHADIHSPYTSPSGNVHGMPLAMALNVDNLDRQINDPAPETVFFWNSLKKLGYNGPKLKPEHLVYIVVRDTEEPEDYFIKKNGIKNFTYAEFTAKGAKAVAEETLERLKDCDIIYVSFDVDSLDSKFSKGTGTPVEVGLTVQEAKDLNYYLLQDPRIVCYEMTEINPTLDSENTMAENAFDILETATEAILQKESKSTESKSTAIH, encoded by the coding sequence ATGAAAAAAATTAAACTGATAGAAGTTAGATCTGAGTTGGGAGCTGGTACACGCGGAGCCAGCATGGGTATTGACGCACTTAGAGTTGCCTGCTGGGACAAGGGATCTGATTACTTCAAGCGGTTTAATTCTATCAGCGTACCAGATTTGAACTATACCTTGTTCGATCCGGACGTTTTCCCAAACGCTCACCGTATTGACAGCATACTGACCGTGCAAAAGAACATAGCAAGGGCAGTAGAACAAACCATTTCACAGGATATGTTTCCGCTGGTGCTGGCCGGCGATCATTCTAACGCTCACGGTACTATTGCTGGTATAAAAGCTGCCTACCCAGATAAGACTTTAGGTGTAATCTGGATAGATGCACACGCTGATATTCACTCTCCTTATACCTCACCATCGGGTAACGTGCATGGCATGCCGCTGGCCATGGCTCTTAATGTTGATAACCTGGACCGCCAGATCAACGACCCGGCTCCGGAGACAGTGTTCTTCTGGAACTCGCTGAAAAAGCTGGGTTATAATGGGCCAAAGCTAAAGCCAGAGCACCTGGTATATATTGTGGTGCGTGATACAGAGGAGCCAGAGGATTATTTCATCAAGAAGAATGGCATCAAGAACTTTACGTATGCCGAGTTTACAGCCAAAGGAGCGAAGGCAGTGGCCGAAGAAACACTGGAGCGCCTGAAAGACTGCGACATCATTTACGTTTCGTTCGATGTCGACAGCCTCGACTCCAAGTTCTCAAAAGGAACGGGTACGCCGGTAGAGGTAGGCCTGACAGTGCAGGAAGCAAAAGACCTGAACTACTACCTGCTGCAGGACCCGCGTATTGTGTGCTACGAAATGACAGAGATCAACCCTACGCTGGATAGCGAAAACACCATGGCAGAAAATGCCTTTGATATTTTAGAAACGGCCACAGAGGCTATCTTGCAAAAAGAATCTAAAAGCACTGAATCTAAAAGTACAGCCATACATTAA
- a CDS encoding polyprenol monophosphomannose synthase, which produces MKDALVIIPTYNERENIEAMVRKVMSLSHPFELLIIDDGSPDGTADIVRQLQHEFPGRLHLETRQGKLGLGTAYIHGFKYALRHGYEYIFEMDCDFSHNPEDLLRLYEACAVDGYDMSIGSRYVQGVNVVNWPMSRVLMSWFASFYVRLVTGMPIHDTTAGFKCYRRKVLQTIQLNKIRFVGYAFQIEMKFLTYKYGFKIKEVPIIFTDRTKGVSKMSSGIFKEAVLGVLKMKINSYFRHFDRY; this is translated from the coding sequence ATGAAAGATGCGTTGGTGATCATCCCAACTTATAACGAGCGGGAAAACATAGAGGCGATGGTACGTAAGGTGATGTCTTTGAGTCACCCGTTTGAGTTGCTGATTATTGATGACGGTTCTCCCGATGGTACTGCAGACATTGTCCGCCAACTGCAGCATGAGTTCCCAGGCCGCCTGCACCTTGAAACCCGCCAGGGTAAATTAGGTTTGGGTACAGCTTATATCCATGGCTTTAAGTATGCACTGCGCCACGGTTATGAGTACATCTTCGAGATGGACTGCGATTTTTCACACAACCCTGAAGACCTGCTGCGCCTTTACGAAGCCTGTGCCGTTGATGGCTATGATATGTCTATTGGTAGCCGCTATGTGCAGGGGGTAAACGTGGTTAACTGGCCCATGAGCCGCGTGCTCATGTCGTGGTTTGCCAGTTTTTATGTGCGCCTCGTTACAGGTATGCCTATCCACGACACTACTGCTGGTTTTAAGTGCTATCGCCGTAAGGTTCTGCAGACCATCCAGCTAAACAAAATCCGCTTTGTGGGCTATGCTTTCCAGATCGAGATGAAGTTTCTTACTTACAAGTATGGCTTCAAGATCAAAGAGGTGCCAATCATTTTTACTGACCGCACCAAGGGTGTATCTAAAATGTCATCCGGTATTTTTAAGGAGGCTGTACTTGGTGTGCTCAAGATGAAGATCAATAGCTACTTTCGTCACTTCGACCGCTATTAA
- a CDS encoding decarboxylase: protein MDKYTDLIHQTFDFPTAEFQVENNELFFNGIPLMDIIRQYGTPLKLTYLPKISSQIQKAKRLFNEGMQKLDYQGTYTYCYCTKASHFSFVMEEALKNDIHIETSSGYDIQIIRALYKKGKIDKNTYIVCNGFKRERYRQWISELINEGFVNCMPILDHLGEIEYYKEHVNEKTKVGIRLASDEEPKFEFYTSRLGVRYNDVIDLYEKQIKPDPKFELKMLHYFINTGIKDTSYYWSELSRFVHKYAEVKKVCPELDTIDIGGGFPIKTSIQADYDYQYMTEEILRTIKRICNEEGVPEPNIFTEFGIFTVGESAATIYSILDEKLQNDKELWYMIDGSFITNLPDAWALNQRWPLLAVNHWDKEYRKIQIGGMTCDSQDYYNSEMHSFQVFLPKIPKNDPLYIGFFHTGAYQEQLSGYGGIKHCLIPSPQHILIDRDENGELISWQFAPEQSSESMMRILGYEV, encoded by the coding sequence ATGGATAAATACACTGATCTAATACACCAAACTTTTGACTTCCCAACAGCTGAGTTTCAGGTAGAGAACAATGAGCTTTTCTTCAATGGGATTCCGCTGATGGATATCATCAGGCAATATGGCACACCCCTTAAATTAACATACCTCCCTAAAATAAGCTCTCAGATCCAAAAGGCTAAGCGCTTGTTCAATGAAGGTATGCAAAAGCTTGACTACCAAGGCACCTATACTTACTGCTACTGCACTAAGGCTTCCCACTTCTCTTTTGTAATGGAAGAAGCTCTCAAAAATGATATACATATCGAGACCTCATCAGGTTATGATATTCAGATCATTAGAGCACTATACAAAAAAGGTAAAATCGATAAGAATACATACATTGTTTGTAACGGTTTTAAAAGAGAGCGTTACCGCCAGTGGATCTCAGAGCTGATTAACGAGGGCTTTGTAAACTGCATGCCTATACTCGACCACCTGGGTGAGATTGAGTACTATAAGGAGCACGTAAACGAGAAGACCAAGGTAGGCATTCGCCTGGCCTCTGACGAGGAGCCGAAGTTCGAGTTCTATACATCGCGCCTGGGTGTTCGTTACAACGACGTAATCGACCTGTACGAGAAGCAGATTAAGCCAGACCCTAAGTTTGAGCTGAAGATGCTGCACTACTTTATTAACACTGGTATAAAAGATACCTCATACTATTGGTCTGAACTTAGCCGTTTTGTACATAAGTATGCAGAGGTAAAGAAGGTATGCCCTGAGCTGGATACAATTGATATCGGTGGAGGATTCCCGATAAAGACGTCCATTCAGGCTGACTATGATTACCAGTACATGACAGAGGAGATCCTGCGCACCATCAAGCGTATTTGTAACGAGGAGGGCGTGCCGGAACCAAACATCTTTACAGAGTTCGGTATCTTTACTGTAGGTGAGAGTGCTGCCACTATCTACTCTATACTTGACGAGAAGCTGCAAAACGACAAGGAGCTGTGGTATATGATCGATGGGTCGTTTATCACAAACCTGCCGGATGCATGGGCTTTGAACCAGCGCTGGCCACTGTTGGCAGTGAATCATTGGGACAAAGAATACCGTAAGATACAGATAGGTGGAATGACTTGCGATAGCCAGGATTATTACAATTCGGAAATGCACTCGTTCCAGGTATTCTTACCAAAAATCCCAAAGAATGATCCGTTGTACATTGGCTTCTTCCATACGGGAGCGTACCAAGAGCAGCTAAGCGGTTATGGAGGCATTAAACACTGCTTAATTCCATCACCACAGCATATTTTGATTGATCGGGACGAGAATGGCGAGTTGATTTCTTGGCAGTTCGCACCAGAGCAGTCAAGTGAGTCAATGATGAGAATCCTGGGCTATGAAGTATAG
- the hemG gene encoding protoporphyrinogen oxidase, which yields MRVAIIGAGISGLALAYYLQKLGIPYDLFEAGTQVGGNVRTVKVGDYLLELGPNSIQYTPELEDLIRELKLEQEVLPADSNSRNHYVLRNGTYERLPLTPFSLLSNNFFSWQTKYRILQEKNVPPAGHEYETVTEFFERRFGAGVLDYGVNPFVTGLYAGDPDKLLIRKLFPQLKRLEQEHGSVLKGLAQCSNEADYLELFSFVEGMQTLPKAIADKLISLHTEHRVEMITRSQGKYIISCTSPADTDNEEYDLLVLALPAPKAADLLHYTFPGMAAALQNIHYPPLHVVHTAYNRRDVGNALKGFGAMHPKAEDAFTTGCIWSSSVFSGRCRPHEVLFTTFVGGTQSEQHALTKPEGLLQQVHQELKNLHNITADKPNFQYTHLWQQSMPQYDLHIEDAHKMACTLEGEGMFIAANWHSGISVPSCIRYAKELANKINLTLPHAYNS from the coding sequence ATGAGAGTAGCGATTATTGGAGCAGGAATTTCAGGCTTGGCGCTGGCTTACTACCTTCAGAAGCTAGGTATTCCGTACGACCTGTTTGAGGCAGGCACGCAGGTAGGTGGTAATGTACGAACCGTAAAAGTAGGCGATTACCTCCTGGAGCTAGGGCCTAACTCTATACAATACACCCCAGAACTGGAAGATCTGATTCGTGAACTGAAGCTGGAGCAGGAAGTGTTGCCTGCCGACAGTAACAGTCGCAATCACTACGTACTACGCAACGGCACCTATGAAAGGCTTCCGCTCACACCTTTTTCCCTCTTATCAAATAACTTCTTCTCCTGGCAGACAAAGTACCGCATCCTACAGGAGAAAAACGTTCCTCCTGCCGGACATGAGTACGAAACAGTAACAGAGTTTTTTGAGCGTCGCTTTGGGGCAGGCGTGCTGGATTACGGTGTTAACCCCTTTGTTACCGGCCTTTATGCCGGCGACCCAGATAAACTACTCATCCGGAAGTTGTTTCCTCAGCTAAAAAGGCTGGAGCAGGAACATGGTTCGGTACTGAAAGGCTTGGCACAGTGCTCAAATGAGGCAGACTACCTTGAGCTGTTCTCTTTTGTAGAGGGTATGCAAACTTTGCCAAAGGCTATTGCAGATAAGCTCATTTCCTTACACACGGAACACCGCGTAGAAATGATAACCCGCAGCCAGGGAAAGTATATTATTAGCTGCACCTCCCCTGCCGATACCGACAATGAAGAGTATGACCTGCTGGTGTTGGCCTTGCCTGCTCCCAAAGCAGCAGACCTGTTGCACTATACTTTTCCGGGCATGGCTGCTGCATTGCAAAACATCCATTACCCACCCCTTCATGTGGTACACACTGCCTACAACCGTCGGGATGTGGGAAACGCTTTGAAAGGATTTGGAGCAATGCACCCAAAGGCTGAAGATGCTTTTACCACAGGGTGTATCTGGAGCAGCTCAGTGTTTAGCGGCCGCTGCCGTCCGCACGAGGTGCTGTTTACTACTTTTGTGGGAGGTACACAGTCGGAGCAGCATGCCTTAACAAAGCCAGAAGGGCTGCTACAGCAAGTGCACCAGGAACTAAAAAACCTGCACAACATTACAGCAGATAAGCCAAACTTCCAGTACACTCACCTCTGGCAACAGTCTATGCCGCAGTACGACTTACACATCGAGGACGCACACAAGATGGCCTGCACCCTCGAAGGAGAAGGTATGTTTATAGCCGCAAATTGGCACTCAGGTATATCAGTTCCCAGCTGTATCAGGTATGCCAAAGAGCTGGCAAACAAAATTAATTTAACTCTGCCTCATGCCTACAATAGCTGA
- a CDS encoding chorismate mutase: MKASRTPINVAQQSSFRHADGKLVLIAGPCSAESEEQMLKTAQQLKAIKGINVLRAGIWKSRTRPNSFKGVGTVGLQWLDMVKKETGLRTACEVANAQHAEEAMKHGIDILSISGRATVNPFAMEEIAAALKGTDMPVLVNNPVYPDMRLWLGALERLNQAGITDLGLINRGFAADEQYPYRSHPRWDHMLQLQEMHPELPILCDAAHIAGRRSMLYPVSQKAVDLGVDGLLFESHMNPAAALSSPQQQLMPQELELLINAIETKVKLDGTNRLVEQLDDLSQQMDNMDKALVELLLRRREVSQKISLHQMGDVQESLQTSHWQQELDSWLQRDSAGSMDSNFVKSLMNALQQHRQNPQSGVGSSAVA, encoded by the coding sequence ATGAAAGCAAGTAGAACACCCATCAATGTAGCACAACAAAGCAGCTTCCGACACGCAGACGGCAAGCTTGTGCTAATTGCGGGACCATGCAGTGCCGAAAGCGAAGAGCAGATGCTGAAAACTGCCCAACAGTTAAAAGCCATCAAAGGCATTAATGTGTTAAGGGCAGGAATCTGGAAATCGCGCACACGCCCCAATTCCTTCAAGGGCGTCGGTACGGTGGGGCTACAGTGGCTCGATATGGTGAAAAAAGAAACCGGCCTGCGCACCGCTTGCGAAGTGGCCAATGCACAGCATGCCGAGGAGGCCATGAAACATGGCATAGACATCCTGAGCATCAGCGGACGCGCTACGGTAAACCCTTTCGCTATGGAGGAAATTGCCGCTGCCCTGAAAGGTACCGACATGCCTGTGCTGGTAAATAACCCGGTGTACCCAGACATGCGCCTTTGGCTTGGTGCTCTGGAGCGCCTGAACCAAGCCGGCATCACCGACCTTGGCCTGATTAACCGCGGCTTTGCTGCCGACGAGCAGTATCCGTACCGTAGCCACCCACGCTGGGACCACATGCTACAACTGCAGGAAATGCACCCTGAGCTGCCTATACTGTGTGATGCAGCACACATAGCTGGCCGCCGAAGTATGTTATACCCGGTTAGCCAGAAAGCAGTAGATCTTGGCGTTGACGGTCTCTTGTTTGAGTCGCACATGAACCCTGCAGCTGCTTTAAGCAGCCCACAGCAGCAGCTTATGCCGCAGGAGTTAGAACTACTGATCAATGCCATCGAAACGAAAGTAAAATTAGATGGCACTAACCGCCTGGTAGAGCAGCTGGACGACCTTAGTCAGCAAATGGACAACATGGACAAGGCCTTGGTAGAGCTGTTGCTGCGCCGCCGTGAGGTATCTCAAAAGATAAGCCTGCACCAGATGGGCGATGTACAGGAAAGCCTGCAAACTTCTCATTGGCAGCAGGAGCTTGATTCATGGCTACAGCGTGACAGCGCAGGCAGCATGGACAGTAATTTCGTCAAATCATTGATGAATGCACTACAGCAGCATCGCCAGAATCCGCAAAGCGGAGTAGGATCATCTGCCGTGGCTTAG
- a CDS encoding D-glycero-alpha-D-manno-heptose-1,7-bisphosphate 7-phosphatase, which translates to MQKQKCVFLDRDGVLNRERGDYTYALEDFEVLPRVPEALKLLKKNGYLLIVVTNQAGVAKGLYTKADVLACHQKLQDTCDTLIDAIYVAPNHPNFSASLSRKPDSLMLEKAIAKYSVDPAQSWLVGDSERDLQAAEKVGVRSILVGDKYAPATHAHQMQDLWEAAQFILQNA; encoded by the coding sequence ATGCAAAAGCAAAAGTGTGTATTTCTGGACCGCGATGGCGTGCTTAACCGCGAGCGTGGCGACTATACGTATGCTTTAGAAGACTTTGAGGTACTGCCCCGAGTGCCGGAGGCGCTAAAGTTGCTGAAGAAGAACGGTTATCTGCTGATAGTGGTTACAAACCAGGCGGGCGTAGCCAAAGGCTTGTATACCAAGGCTGATGTTTTAGCTTGCCATCAGAAACTGCAGGATACTTGCGACACATTAATCGATGCTATTTATGTGGCTCCAAATCACCCGAACTTTTCGGCCTCCCTTTCCAGAAAACCAGATAGCCTGATGCTGGAAAAAGCCATAGCGAAATATAGTGTCGACCCGGCGCAGTCGTGGTTGGTAGGAGACTCTGAGCGGGACCTGCAGGCTGCTGAAAAGGTGGGAGTGCGCTCTATATTAGTGGGAGACAAATATGCGCCAGCTACTCATGCCCATCAGATGCAAGACCTGTGGGAAGCTGCACAATTTATACTTCAGAATGCTTAA
- a CDS encoding TerC family protein, translating into MDSIYFWIIFNAFVVLMLVLDLFVFHRKEHEVKIKEALLTSLFWIVLALCFNVLIYFWKGEQPAMEFLTGYLIEKSLSVDNLFVFILIFNYFKVPPKYQHNLLFWGVFGALVLRAIFILVGVALITKFHFLIYILGAFLVYTGIKMAFTHDNDVDPAHNPLVKWTSKHLPITKTAVGGKFFTKIDGKWYATPLFLVLIMIESTDVVFAADSIPAILAISKDPFIVYTSNVFALLGLRALYFALAGIMQLFHYLHYGLSLILAFIGVKLLISDIYHMDMRYALIAVGAILAISIIASLLFPKKESDLPEPPIKE; encoded by the coding sequence ATGGATAGCATATATTTCTGGATCATCTTTAATGCCTTTGTGGTTCTAATGCTCGTCCTGGACCTGTTTGTGTTCCACCGGAAGGAGCACGAGGTGAAGATAAAGGAAGCACTGCTTACCAGCTTGTTCTGGATCGTGCTGGCGTTATGCTTTAATGTGCTTATCTACTTCTGGAAAGGGGAACAGCCCGCCATGGAGTTCCTCACCGGTTACCTGATAGAGAAATCCCTGAGCGTAGACAACCTCTTTGTCTTCATCCTGATCTTTAACTACTTTAAAGTACCGCCCAAGTACCAGCACAACCTGTTGTTTTGGGGAGTGTTCGGAGCCTTGGTGCTGCGCGCTATTTTTATACTTGTGGGTGTGGCGCTTATCACCAAGTTTCACTTCCTTATCTACATCCTGGGCGCCTTTCTGGTGTATACGGGTATTAAAATGGCTTTTACGCATGATAATGATGTGGACCCAGCGCACAACCCACTGGTTAAGTGGACCAGTAAGCACCTGCCTATCACCAAAACTGCCGTTGGCGGAAAGTTCTTCACCAAGATAGATGGCAAGTGGTACGCCACTCCCCTGTTCCTGGTCCTTATCATGATAGAAAGTACAGATGTGGTTTTTGCTGCCGATTCGATTCCGGCCATACTTGCCATCTCGAAGGATCCATTTATCGTGTACACCTCCAACGTGTTTGCGCTGCTGGGTCTGCGGGCGCTATACTTTGCTTTGGCTGGCATTATGCAGCTGTTCCATTACCTGCACTACGGTCTCTCGCTTATACTGGCCTTCATCGGGGTAAAACTCTTGATCAGCGATATTTACCATATGGATATGCGCTATGCGCTTATAGCAGTGGGAGCTATACTGGCCATCTCTATCATTGCCTCGCTGCTCTTCCCCAAGAAGGAAAGCGACTTGCCTGAGCCTCCTATCAAGGAATAG